The following DNA comes from Bacteroidota bacterium.
CATAAAGAGAGCTAATTACCCCAATTTCGTCTTCAAAGTAGGCTAAAGAGCCTACATTTATTCTTGCAGGATTATAGGCAAATTCATTTTTCTTAATAATCTTATAATTACTTAAATCTTGTCCAGCAACTCTTCCTTCAAAATGGTCAGTCTGCAACACAAAACCATTTGTATTTGTTACAGAATATATATTTGCATCAATAAGTTCTTTGTTTCTTCTTGAAAAGTTAGTTGTCACATCATCTATTCGAACTTTCTTCCACTCCTCACTAAACCCCTTCAATCTCTTCTTGCCAGTTAATAGATTTTGCATCAACCATTTTTTGCTTAACTCTTTTTGTGCAATAAGTTGATTATTTTTATTTATGGCA
Coding sequences within:
- a CDS encoding restriction endonuclease subunit S, with protein sequence AINKNNQLIAQKELSKKWLMQNLLTGKKRLKGFSEEWKKVRIDDVTTNFSRRNKELIDANIYSVTNTNGFVLQTDHFEGRVAGQDLSNYKIIKKNEFAYNPARINVGSLAYFEDEIGVISSLYVCFKTKKEILDYYLQQFLQLDHTKYRINALGEGGVRVYLWYDLFSKIKINLPSIEEQTAIAKVFQAADKELELLKAKTDKLREQKKGMMQVLLTGKKRLNCDLCD